In Iodobacter fluviatilis, one DNA window encodes the following:
- a CDS encoding PP2C family serine/threonine-protein phosphatase, protein MHLPSDSNSPPESAPLHLSNKPGAIPPAGTVARPPLSPKVVFQAPNARAGQDYRGSLREVAGNGRVLQFKEIGLPENLALILSEEGELLGVPGVAGDHLITFQWSIDGLSWNASQCVLLVNPDPRSLWQINEPASDAIYPKPHSAAQALDAGDLKIAAASRRGRSHEHAGLFRDDDFYVQHDASSGWSVLLVADGAGSAKYSRCGSKRAVETAGEHLLAALKGDLGASINHALQGWDADPASISGQIGKQFHALFYDAAAVAVDAIEQAAISQQSEARDYATTLLAAAVKREGGQLFLATFWIGDGAIAAYGPRGKVRLMGLPDSGEFAGQTRFLDRAALTSDRFAERVKIGRYTDISAVVLMSDGISDPKFETDKGLASGDKWDALWDEIAPCLAADQPEQSLLDWMGFFIPGHHDDRSMALIWA, encoded by the coding sequence ATGCATCTTCCTTCTGATTCAAACTCCCCGCCTGAATCTGCTCCTCTTCATTTATCCAACAAGCCCGGTGCAATACCGCCTGCTGGTACTGTGGCACGTCCGCCGCTTAGCCCCAAGGTGGTTTTTCAAGCACCTAATGCCAGGGCAGGGCAGGATTATCGCGGCAGCTTGCGTGAAGTGGCGGGTAATGGCCGAGTATTGCAATTCAAAGAGATAGGCTTACCCGAAAATCTGGCACTGATTTTGAGTGAGGAAGGTGAATTGCTGGGCGTGCCAGGCGTAGCGGGCGATCATCTTATTACCTTTCAGTGGTCGATTGATGGCTTATCGTGGAACGCTAGCCAATGCGTGCTGCTGGTGAACCCCGATCCACGCAGCCTGTGGCAGATCAATGAGCCAGCCAGCGATGCGATTTACCCCAAGCCGCATAGCGCGGCGCAGGCACTTGATGCTGGCGATTTAAAGATTGCCGCCGCCAGCCGCCGTGGCCGCTCGCATGAGCATGCCGGCCTCTTTAGAGATGATGATTTTTATGTGCAGCACGATGCCTCATCAGGCTGGAGCGTGCTGTTGGTGGCCGATGGCGCAGGCAGCGCCAAGTATTCCCGCTGTGGCTCAAAGCGGGCGGTAGAGACGGCGGGTGAGCATTTGCTGGCGGCATTAAAAGGGGATTTGGGGGCCAGCATTAACCATGCCCTGCAAGGCTGGGATGCAGATCCTGCATCTATCAGCGGGCAAATCGGCAAGCAGTTTCACGCTCTGTTTTATGATGCTGCTGCTGTGGCGGTGGATGCCATAGAGCAAGCCGCAATATCACAGCAAAGTGAAGCCAGGGATTACGCAACGACCCTTTTAGCTGCCGCGGTTAAGCGGGAAGGCGGGCAACTCTTTTTAGCAACATTCTGGATCGGCGACGGGGCAATTGCCGCTTATGGGCCACGCGGCAAAGTGCGGCTGATGGGCCTGCCCGATAGTGGCGAATTTGCTGGGCAAACCCGCTTTTTAGACCGTGCCGCTCTTACTTCTGATCGCTTTGCAGAGCGGGTAAAGATCGGCCGGTATACAGATATTTCGGCGGTTGTTTTGATGAGCGATGGGATTTCGGACCCTAAATTTGAAACCGATAAAGGCCTCGCCAGCGGCGATAAATGGGATGCTCTATGGGATGAGATCGCGCCTTGCTTGGCGGCGGATCAGCCTGAGCAAAGTTTGCTGGATTGGATGGGTTTTTTCATCCCAGGCCATCATGATGACCGAAGCATGGCGCTGATTTGGGCTTGA
- a CDS encoding TerD family protein, with the protein MAVTLKKGQGISLKKNENDLSMVTIGLGWDIREEKKGFLGGLFAKKEAEYDLDVVAFLCGADGKVQNFGSTEGGRSTLVGGDIIFFNSMRHHSGQIWMTGDNRTGAGEGDDEQVIVKLNDLPEQYAKVVFVVQIYNGQENGQSFGKVQNAFIRAEDGKGQEMARFDLSGGAQYENCRSMLFAELVREAGGWKFNAIGAPSQSDSFVEWLKQYS; encoded by the coding sequence ATGGCAGTGACCCTCAAAAAAGGCCAGGGGATTAGTCTCAAAAAAAACGAGAACGATCTCTCTATGGTAACCATTGGTTTGGGCTGGGATATTCGGGAAGAAAAGAAAGGCTTTTTAGGCGGTTTGTTTGCTAAAAAAGAAGCTGAGTACGATTTGGATGTGGTCGCTTTTCTCTGTGGTGCTGATGGCAAAGTGCAGAATTTTGGCAGTACAGAAGGCGGGCGTTCTACTCTGGTTGGCGGTGATATCATCTTTTTTAACTCGATGCGCCATCATTCCGGCCAGATCTGGATGACGGGTGATAACCGTACTGGCGCAGGCGAGGGTGATGATGAGCAGGTGATCGTTAAGCTGAATGATTTGCCTGAGCAATATGCAAAAGTGGTGTTTGTAGTACAAATTTATAATGGTCAGGAAAACGGCCAAAGCTTTGGCAAAGTACAAAATGCTTTTATTCGCGCTGAAGATGGCAAGGGCCAGGAAATGGCGCGTTTTGATTTATCTGGTGGCGCGCAATATGAAAACTGCCGCTCTATGCTGTTTGCAGAATTAGTCCGCGAAGCGGGCGGCTGGAAATTCAACGCCATCGGCGCGCCATCGCAATCAGATTCATTTGTAGAGTGGCTTAAACAATACAGCTGA
- a CDS encoding vWA domain-containing protein, with the protein MSRRLPVYILLDTSGSMRGEPIHSVNVGLQAMLSALRQDPYALESVALSIITFDLEAREYLPLTPLADVQLQEVSSPDAGATFMGAALELLLECVERDVKKSSEDEKGDWRPLMFLMTDGSPSDLHAYRQAIPAIKQCQFGAMIACAAGPKAKQEYLLELTDRVVTLDTMDASAFSGFFKWVSASVAVGSSSAGVSSDVALPPPPPEIHLVL; encoded by the coding sequence ATGAGCCGACGTCTTCCCGTTTATATCCTTCTTGATACCTCCGGCTCTATGCGTGGCGAGCCCATTCACTCGGTGAATGTGGGGCTGCAAGCCATGCTCAGTGCACTTCGGCAGGACCCCTACGCTTTAGAAAGTGTAGCGCTGTCGATTATTACGTTTGATTTAGAAGCGCGCGAATATCTGCCTTTAACACCGCTGGCCGATGTTCAGCTGCAGGAAGTGAGCTCCCCCGATGCCGGTGCCACCTTTATGGGCGCGGCATTGGAGCTACTGCTTGAGTGTGTGGAGCGCGATGTTAAAAAGAGCAGCGAAGATGAAAAAGGCGACTGGCGGCCACTGATGTTTCTAATGACCGATGGCAGCCCCTCTGATCTGCATGCTTACAGGCAAGCCATCCCTGCGATTAAGCAGTGCCAGTTTGGGGCCATGATTGCTTGCGCTGCTGGCCCCAAAGCCAAGCAAGAGTATTTGCTGGAGCTGACCGATCGCGTGGTGACGCTGGATACCATGGATGCTTCGGCGTTTTCTGGCTTTTTTAAATGGGTTTCTGCCAGCGTGGCCGTGGGCAGCAGTAGTGCAGGTGTTAGCAGCGATGTGGCTTTGCCGCCTCCACCACCGGAAATTCATTTGGTTCTGTAG
- a CDS encoding TerD family protein translates to MAISLNKGGNVSLSKTEPGLKSILLGLGWDARSTDGADFDLDATAFLLADNGKVRSDADFIFYNQLKSSCGSVEHTGDNRTGAGDGDDEALKINLEKVPADVTRIAVCVTIHEADKRKQNFGQVKDAFMRVVNLDNNVEIVRFDLSEDYSTETAMIFGEVYRHNAEWKFKAVGQGFAGGLGPLCAQFGISAS, encoded by the coding sequence ATGGCTATTTCATTAAACAAAGGCGGCAATGTTTCTCTGTCTAAAACCGAGCCGGGCCTGAAGTCGATTCTGCTGGGCCTGGGTTGGGATGCTCGCTCTACCGATGGCGCTGATTTCGATCTGGATGCTACCGCATTTTTGCTGGCCGACAATGGCAAAGTGCGCAGCGATGCTGATTTCATTTTTTACAATCAGCTGAAATCAAGCTGCGGCTCAGTAGAGCACACTGGCGATAATCGCACGGGTGCAGGGGACGGCGATGATGAGGCGCTTAAAATTAATCTGGAAAAAGTGCCTGCAGATGTCACACGTATTGCCGTGTGCGTCACCATTCACGAGGCAGATAAGCGTAAGCAAAACTTTGGTCAGGTGAAAGACGCATTTATGCGGGTAGTTAATCTGGATAATAATGTAGAAATCGTGCGCTTTGATTTATCAGAAGACTACAGTACCGAAACCGCCATGATTTTTGGTGAAGTGTATCGCCACAATGCCGAGTGGAAGTTCAAAGCGGTAGGTCAGGGTTTTGCGGGTGGTCTTGGTCCTCTGTGTGCACAGTTTGGTATTTCAGCCAGCTAA
- a CDS encoding TerY-C metal binding domain-containing protein, with product MRRLPVFFVLDCSESMVGDSLQKMEDGLQAIVRALRTDPHALETVYISVIAFAGVAKTIAPLVELVSFYPPKLPLGGGTSLGVALETLMAELDSSVVKTTPDRKGDWKPIVYLFTDGRPTDNPNTAIDRWNAKYAKKATLIAVGLGQSVDFETLGRLTENAMMFEDSQEGDFKKFINWVTASVVAQSKSVGESDAQSLANIDASLMRIFKNPPSKQADEACITLVGRCQKTRKPYLMKYDRAIQNVATQDFKLQVSRFEIAGCYPLEEDYFIWSDPRAMDLKVNSEDLIGTPGCPHCGNYTAFAACGCGKLMCINGPEEAFCPWCKKLVSFSFSGNDGGFDVGRGRG from the coding sequence ATGCGTAGATTGCCGGTGTTTTTTGTTTTGGATTGTTCCGAATCCATGGTGGGCGACAGCCTGCAGAAAATGGAAGACGGCTTGCAGGCCATCGTTCGTGCGCTTAGAACCGATCCGCATGCCTTAGAAACCGTTTATATCTCGGTGATTGCCTTTGCTGGCGTGGCTAAAACCATTGCGCCCCTAGTTGAGTTGGTTTCTTTTTACCCACCTAAATTGCCACTGGGTGGGGGCACCAGCTTGGGCGTGGCTTTAGAAACGCTGATGGCAGAGTTGGATAGCAGCGTTGTGAAAACCACGCCTGATCGCAAAGGCGATTGGAAGCCGATTGTTTATCTTTTTACAGATGGCCGCCCAACCGATAATCCCAATACGGCGATTGATCGCTGGAATGCCAAATATGCCAAAAAAGCCACGCTGATTGCAGTGGGCCTGGGGCAGTCGGTCGACTTTGAAACGCTGGGCAGGCTGACTGAAAACGCCATGATGTTTGAAGACTCGCAGGAAGGCGACTTCAAAAAGTTTATTAACTGGGTGACGGCCTCGGTGGTGGCGCAAAGCAAAAGCGTGGGCGAGAGCGATGCGCAATCTTTGGCTAATATTGATGCCAGCCTGATGCGTATTTTCAAAAATCCACCTTCCAAACAAGCCGATGAAGCCTGTATCACCTTGGTTGGCCGCTGCCAAAAGACCCGCAAACCTTATCTGATGAAGTACGACCGGGCCATTCAAAACGTAGCAACCCAGGATTTTAAGCTGCAAGTATCGCGCTTTGAGATTGCGGGCTGCTACCCGCTGGAAGAAGATTATTTTATTTGGTCTGACCCGCGTGCGATGGATTTAAAAGTAAACAGCGAAGATTTAATTGGCACGCCAGGCTGCCCGCACTGCGGCAATTACACCGCCTTTGCCGCTTGCGGCTGTGGAAAGCTAATGTGTATCAATGGCCCAGAAGAAGCCTTCTGCCCATGGTGCAAAAAATTAGTCTCGTTCAGCTTTTCCGGCAACGACGGTGGTTTTGATGTAGGGCGCGGGAGAGGATGA